One Scleropages formosus chromosome 8, fSclFor1.1, whole genome shotgun sequence DNA window includes the following coding sequences:
- the epcam gene encoding epithelial cell adhesion molecule, which produces MKSAVLLLVVFAVGASAQCSCKTLDWADCSNSSPPCSCFLPFDSSKKPLDCEKLVPKCLLMKEEMQRRMRGKRLGGKPVETAIVDNDGIYDPDCDATGQFRTKQCNNTEVCWCVNSAGVRRSDKGDKGIECEQAETYWVRLDLTHTPPTSPIDSTKIKAAIDTALQQRYQLEKGLVKDVQYDENANLMVVDVKKDIGDRVQDLSRMTYYLMKDVKESPLFRSKSKLQVNIDGQNVTFKDVVIYYVDEKAPTFTMKRVTGGIIAVIVVVILVLIGGLLILYFIRKREEAMYSKGQERQMDNVQN; this is translated from the exons ATGAAGTCTGCGGTCTTGCTTCTCGTGGTTTTCGCGGTAGGGGCTTCGGCTCAGT GTTCGTGCAAAACTTTGGACTGGGCCGATTGCAGCAATTCCAGTCCACCTTGCAGCTGTTTCTTGCCGTTTGATTCGAGCAAGAAGCCGCTCGACTGCGAGAAAT TGGTTCCCAAATGCTTGTTGATGAAAGAAGAAATGCAGCGCAGAATGAGAGGGAAGCGTTTAGGCGGGAAGCCTGTAGAAACTGCCATCGTGGACAACGACGGTATCTATGACCCAGACTGTGATGCCACTGGGCAATTTCGCACCAAGCAGTGTAACAACACCGAGGTGTGCTGGTGCGTCAACAGCGCGGGCGTGCGCCGCTCGGACAAGGGCGACAAGGGCATCGAGTGTGAGCAAGCGGAGACCTA TTGGGTACGTTTGGACCTCACTCACACTCCGCCGACCTCTCCCATCGACAGCACCAAAATCAAAGC tgcAATTGATACTGCGCTTCAGCAACGTTATCAGCTGGAAAAGGGTCTTGTTAAAGACGTGCAG TATGATGAGAACGCAAACCTCATGGTTGTAGATGTCAAAAAGGACATTGGAGACAGGGTACAAGACCTTTCCCGCATGACATACTACCTGATGAAAGAC GTCAAGGAATCACCGCTCTTTAGAAGCAAGTCAAAGCTCCAGGTCAACATTGATGGGCAGAATGTGACCTTTAAAGATGTTGTCATCTATTATGTTGATGAGAAGGCTCCCACTTTCACCATGAAAAGGGTGACAGGGGGTATTATTGCAGTCATCGTCGTGGTCATCCTTGTTCTGATTGGCGGCCTGCTAATCCTg